Proteins co-encoded in one Aspergillus luchuensis IFO 4308 DNA, chromosome 6, nearly complete sequence genomic window:
- a CDS encoding nucleobase cation symporter-1 family protein (COG:F,H;~EggNog:ENOG410PI1W;~InterPro:IPR038271,IPR001248;~PFAM:PF02133;~TransMembrane:12 (i45-69o75-99i111-133o171-187i194-215o235-253i273-295o315-339i360-378o384-404i434-454o474-492i);~go_component: GO:0016020 - membrane [Evidence IEA];~go_function: GO:0022857 - transmembrane transporter activity [Evidence IEA];~go_process: GO:0055085 - transmembrane transport [Evidence IEA]), whose translation MKFRRPQLRVPQSRSAFADGSARWTNLDLDPVPFHRRQWGPLSFISYWVSDAFNAATWQFASSIIAVGLSWRESLIIVAISFFIMSFVIAGNGAVGAIYHIPFPVISRASWGFWGSYVAIVSRVILALFWFAIQNVNGGNAVRAMIGAIWPSFLRVKNEIPEDQGITTNGMVGYFIFWLFQLPFLCIHPNKVRWLFVVKSVLVPIAWIAILIWAFVAEGGGAMFEQKATVSGSQYSWVFLASMTSVLGNYATLSVNQSDFSRYSRVTAKWQLLYVPMLPIVFTFISFIGIAASSAGYARYGGSVPWDPIELISHWSSRACRFFAAFSFALASLGVNISANSISAANDLMALFPGHVNLRRGQIICGILSWALVPWKILESADSFLNFMSAYAIFLGPIAAIMLWDFWLLKHGKYDTLALYQPNNPVYRYSKWGVNWRAIVAFIVGVVPSLPGLINSVNSSISVGVGIHPYQFGWLLGFVGTSVVYVGLSWVFPARHAIIDRAVMAEEIYDGREVDGESEEKLDNMDEKAKV comes from the exons ATGAAGTTTAGACGGCCTCAGCTTCGAGTGCCGCAGTCGCGCTCTGCTTTTGCGGATGGAAGTGCTCGCTGGACCAATCTCGATCTCGATCCGGTTCCTTTTCATCGTCGACAATGGGGACCGCTCAGCTTCATCT CGTATTGGGTCTCCGACGCCTTTAATGCAGCTACATGGCAGTTTGCTAGCAGTATAATAGCAGTCGGACTTAGCTGGCGCGAATCACTCATAATCGTCGCGATTTCGTTCTTCATCATGTCTTTCGTCATCGCGGGCAACGGTGCTGTCGGTGCGATCTATCACATTCCGTTCCCGGTGATCTCACGGGCTAGCTGGGGATTCTGGGGATCATACGTCGCCATTGTCTCTCGGGTTATTTTGGCGCTGTTTTGGTTCGCAATTCAGAACGTCAACGGCGGCAACGCCGTGCGTGCCATGATTGGAGCTATCTGGCCTAGCTTCTTGAGGGTCAAGAACGAGATTCCTGAGGATCAGGGCATTACAACCAATGGCATGGTCGGATACTTTATCTTCTGGCTGTTTCAACTTCCGTTTCTCTGCATCCACCCGAACAAAGTGCGGTGGCTGTTTGTGGTCAAGTCCGTGCTTGTGCCGATCGCATGGATTGCGATTTTGATCTGGGCGTTCGTggcagagggaggaggggcaaTGTTCGAGCAGAAAGCGACTGTCTCGGGGTCACAGTACAGCTGGGTGTTTTTGGCGAGTATGACATCGGTCCTGGGGAACTATGCCACTCTTAGTGTGAATCAGTCCGACTTTTCTCGATACTCGCGTGTTACGGCAAAGTGGCAGCTTCTCTACGTCCCTATGCTGCCTATCGTGTTTACATTCATCTCGTTCATCGGCATTGCCGCCTCCTCAGCTGGCTACGCCAGATATGGCGGATCAGTCCCATGGGACCCAATCGAGCTAATCAGCCACTGGTCCAGCCGGGCATGTCGCTTTTTCGCAGCATTCTCATTCGCTCTGGCTTCTCTGGGTGTCAACATCTCCGCCAACTCGATCTCGGCAGCCAACGATCTGATGGCCCTGTTTCCAGGACACGTCAATTTGCGCCGAGGCCAGATCATCTGCGGTATTTTATCATGGGCTCTAGTGCCATGGAAGATCCTTGAGTCGGCGGACAGCTTCCTGAACTTCATGTCAGCGTATGCCATCTTCCTGGGACCGATCGCGGCTATCATGCTGTGGGACTTTTGGCTGCTGAAGCATGGAAAGTACGATACCCTGGCTCTGTACCAGCCAAACAACCCGGTGTATCGATACTCGAAATGGGGCGTGAACTGGCGCGCCATTGTGGCGTTTATTGTCGGTGTTGTGCCGAGTCTGCCAGGGCTGATCAACTCTGTCAATAGCAGTATCTCGGTTGGCGTGGGTATCCACCCGTATCAATTCGGATGGCTGCTGGGATTTGTGGGGACCAGCGTAGTGTATGTCGGGTTATCGTGGGTGTTTCCTGCCCGACATGCTATTATCGACAGGGCCGTGATGGCCGAAGAAATCTACGATGGACGCGAAGTTGACGGAGAATCCGAAGAAAAGTTGGACAACATGGACGAGAAGGCCAAAGTATAA
- the IPI1 gene encoding IPI1/TEX10 family protein (COG:S;~EggNog:ENOG410PJ2X;~InterPro:IPR024679,IPR016024,IPR037947;~PFAM:PF12333): protein MGSSSKKKKEKQKDFQKPKLKVGKAKAKPDNFTDTSFKSKSITLTQQSLTLHAPSTTHQFTHHVSLLNSKSDTQRRDSLAHLTTHLTSAPTSQPLPIPVSTLLPTLSPLILDASTTVRTQLLKLLRTLPPSDVEDHVASLMPYVRAGMTHLAADIRVTAVDVLSWLVEIAGEAVVSCAGGWIKTLNCFLSVLGWHTEESSKWSSNRAAFGKAGAKGKPMVKVLGVLAEFLEAGIGEDDDEMEVDGEGESGNGTGVGGFPIVQTDVHMVPKSAQPYVYLNLFGAPRDEEGEMYETREERFRVFKGRFLVPVERGLESARQDGGEVGRASSAVSKVLKEARGVDWEV, encoded by the exons ATgggctccagctccaaaaagaagaaggagaagcagaaggatttCCAG AAACCCAAGCTCAAAGTCGGCAAAGCCAAAGCCAAACCAGACAATTTCACCGACACGAGCTTCAAATCCAAAA GTATAACCCTAACCCAACAATCCCTCACCCTGCACgcccccagcaccacccaccaATTCACCCACCACGTCTCCCTCCTAAACTCCAAATCCGACACTCAGCGCCGCGATTCCCTCGCGCACCTAACCACCCACCTCACCTCCGCCCCCacatcccaacccctccctaTCCCCGTAagcaccctcctccccaccctctcccccctaATCCTGGACGCCAGCACAACCGTGCGCACCCAgctcctcaagctcctccGCACCTTGCCCCCAAGCGACGTGGAAGACCACGTCGCCAGCCTCATGCCGTACGTGCGCGCCGGCATGACGCATCTGGCCGCCGACATCCGCGTCACGGCCGTGGACGTCCTCTCCTGGCTGGTGGAGATTGCCGGAGAGGCCGTGGTGTCGTGCGCGGGCGGATGGATCAAGACGCTGAATTGCTTCCTCTCTGTGCTGGGGTGGCATACCGAGGAGAGCTCGAAGTGGTCGAGTAATCGGGCTGCGTTTGGGAAGGCCGGCGCGAAGGGGAAGCCCATGGTGAAGGTTTTGGGCGTGTTGGCGGAGTTTTTGGAGGCTGGgattggggaggatgatgatgagatggaggtggatggtgagggtgagaGTGGGAATGGGActggtgttggtgggttCCCGATTGTGCAGACGGATGTGCATATGGTGCCCAAGTCGGCGCAGCCGTATGTGTATTTGAATTTGTTTGGGGCGCCGAgagatgaggaaggggagatgtATGagacgagggaggagaggttcCGGGTGTTTAAGGGTCGGTTTTTGGTTCCGGTTGAGCGTGGGTTGGAGAGTGCGAGGCAGGATGGCGGGGAGGTTGGGCGCGCTTCGTCCGCTGTGAGTAAGGTGTTGAAGGAGGCCAGAGGGGTGGATTGGGAGGTTTAG